In Candidatus Roseilinea sp., one DNA window encodes the following:
- a CDS encoding ATP-binding protein, translating to MDPRDGADCDYCGNKRFVLDAHGELKPCPKCDTAQRWKLAALASFSSRNALSAKQTFLNFKTRFNGVEDETLVDCLESAEAFANHPFGRWLVIWGERGSGKSHLCAAVDNHLMQAGIPSLFITMPDLLASLREAIELQSNTEQESFTGRMNIFKTATVLIIDDLGAEPSSPWSDSVLFEILDYRYRNRLATMIATNVNPDDFDYRIASRMQDTELSTVIENAAPDYRRRPLSEKR from the coding sequence GTGGACCCCCGCGACGGCGCCGATTGTGACTACTGCGGCAACAAGCGCTTCGTGCTCGATGCGCATGGCGAACTGAAGCCATGTCCGAAGTGCGACACGGCGCAGCGATGGAAGCTGGCCGCGCTGGCGTCCTTCTCGTCGCGCAACGCCCTTTCGGCCAAGCAGACCTTCCTCAATTTCAAGACGCGCTTCAACGGCGTCGAAGACGAAACGCTGGTGGATTGTCTGGAAAGCGCGGAAGCGTTCGCCAACCATCCGTTTGGGCGCTGGTTGGTGATCTGGGGTGAGCGCGGCAGCGGCAAGTCGCATCTATGCGCTGCGGTGGACAATCACCTGATGCAGGCCGGCATCCCATCGTTGTTCATCACCATGCCCGACCTGCTCGCGTCGTTGCGCGAAGCGATTGAGTTGCAGTCGAACACCGAGCAGGAAAGCTTCACCGGGCGCATGAACATCTTCAAGACGGCGACGGTGTTGATCATTGACGACCTAGGCGCCGAGCCATCTTCGCCGTGGTCGGACAGTGTGCTGTTCGAGATCCTCGACTACCGCTACCGCAACCGGCTGGCCACGATGATCGCGACCAACGTCAACCCTGACGATTTCGACTATCGCATTGCTTCGCGCATGCAGGACACGGAGCTGAGCACGGTGATCGAGAACGCGGCGCCGGACTATCGCCGCCGCCCGCTGAGCGAGAAGCGATGA
- the argH gene encoding argininosuccinate lyase — protein MMGRRNDTTATARLWGGRFSGETDALMKRFNDSIGFDIRLWDADIRGSIAYADALARAGVITEAEAATLVRGLRAVHEEFAQGRFAVKPGDEDIHTAVERRLRELVGEVAGKLHTGRSRNDQVATDLRLFCLDAIRNTQYAICDLQLALLSQAQAHVRTLMPGYTHLQRAQPITFAHWCLSYFWQFARDTERLDDCARRTAVSPLGSGALAGNPFAIDREALAAAIGFTPRGRGGAEDKTSASASLPLRGQITRNSLDGVSDRDFVAELLFCCAMIGVHLSRLAEDLIVYATAEFGFVTFDDAYATGSSLMPQKKNPDAMELARGKSGRLIGNLTAVLTMLKGLPMSYNKDLQEDKEPLFDSLDTLTLALPVAAGAIRTLRVNADRMRAALDPAMLATDVAEYLVRKGVPFREAHHLSGRAVALAESKGMSLRELEIGDWRSISPHFDEDVAHVFDFARSVASRDVAGGTSPRVLREQIKQAKRWLNARRKTQDARRKTQDARRKT, from the coding sequence ATGATGGGACGACGCAACGACACAACGGCCACCGCGAGGCTCTGGGGCGGGCGATTCAGCGGCGAGACCGACGCCTTGATGAAGCGCTTCAACGACTCGATCGGGTTCGACATCCGTTTGTGGGACGCCGACATTCGCGGTAGCATCGCCTACGCCGATGCGTTGGCGCGCGCCGGGGTGATCACCGAAGCGGAGGCGGCGACGCTCGTGCGCGGCCTGCGCGCGGTGCACGAAGAGTTTGCCCAGGGGCGGTTCGCGGTCAAGCCCGGCGACGAGGATATCCACACCGCCGTCGAGCGCCGGCTGAGGGAGCTCGTCGGCGAGGTAGCCGGCAAGCTGCACACCGGCCGCAGCCGCAACGATCAAGTCGCAACCGACCTGCGCCTATTCTGCCTCGATGCAATACGTAATACGCAATACGCGATATGCGATCTTCAACTTGCGCTGCTCTCGCAAGCCCAAGCGCACGTCCGCACGCTGATGCCGGGCTACACCCATCTGCAACGCGCCCAGCCGATTACCTTTGCGCACTGGTGCTTGAGCTACTTTTGGCAGTTCGCCCGCGACACCGAGCGGCTGGACGACTGCGCCCGGCGCACAGCCGTGTCGCCATTGGGCTCCGGCGCGCTGGCCGGCAACCCGTTCGCGATTGATCGTGAAGCGCTGGCAGCAGCAATCGGTTTTACGCCGCGGGGGCGCGGAGGCGCGGAGGATAAAACTAGCGCTTCCGCTTCGCTACCGCTTCGCGGTCAAATCACCCGGAACAGCCTGGACGGGGTGAGCGATCGCGACTTCGTCGCCGAGCTACTGTTCTGCTGCGCCATGATCGGCGTACATCTGAGCCGCTTGGCCGAAGACTTGATCGTCTATGCCACCGCCGAGTTCGGCTTCGTGACCTTCGACGATGCCTATGCCACCGGCTCCAGCTTGATGCCGCAGAAGAAGAACCCCGATGCCATGGAACTGGCGCGCGGCAAGTCCGGCCGGCTCATCGGCAACTTGACCGCGGTCTTGACGATGCTCAAGGGATTACCGATGAGCTACAACAAAGACCTGCAAGAGGACAAGGAGCCGCTGTTCGACTCGCTCGACACGCTGACGCTCGCGCTGCCGGTGGCTGCCGGTGCAATCCGCACGTTGAGGGTGAACGCCGATCGCATGCGCGCGGCGCTCGATCCGGCGATGTTGGCGACGGACGTGGCGGAGTATCTCGTGCGCAAGGGCGTGCCCTTCCGCGAGGCCCATCATCTGAGCGGCCGGGCAGTGGCGCTGGCCGAGTCGAAAGGCATGAGCCTACGTGAACTAGAGATTGGAGATTGGAGGTCAATCTCGCCGCACTTCGACGAAGACGTTGCGCACGTGTTCGACTTTGCACGCTCCGTGGCATCGCGCGATGTAGCCGGCGGCACATCGCCGCGCGTCTTGCGCGAGCAGATCAAACAGGCGAAGCGTTGGCTAAACGCAAGACGGAAGACGCAAGACGCAAGACGTAAGACGCAAGACGCAAGACGTAAGACATAA
- the prsA gene encoding ribose-phosphate pyrophosphokinase: MRGITIFSGSAHRELAEEICQHLGLPLSPVEIRRFSNDCIQVQLLTSCREADVFFIQPICPPVQENLMELLQMLDAAKGSAAARLTAVIPHYAYARSDKKDAPRISIAGRLVADLLKTAGADRVIAMTLHSPQVHGFFSIPVDHLNALITLARYYKERGNLDNTVVVSPDLGNAKSAAKFARMLRLPVAAGSKQRLSDDRVVIEDIVGDVDGKNAIVLDDEIANAGTIVETLACLRRRNVRRMSVACTHGLFTGKAIERLRAQTDVDEIVATNTVPIPPEKRLPNMHVISIAPLLAEAIRRTHNGESISSMFEEEP; the protein is encoded by the coding sequence ATGCGAGGCATCACCATCTTCAGCGGCAGCGCACATCGCGAGCTGGCAGAGGAGATCTGTCAACATCTGGGCCTGCCGCTCTCGCCCGTAGAAATCCGGCGCTTCAGCAACGACTGCATCCAGGTTCAGCTCCTGACCAGTTGCCGGGAAGCGGACGTCTTCTTCATCCAGCCCATTTGCCCACCCGTGCAAGAGAACCTGATGGAACTGCTGCAGATGCTCGATGCCGCCAAAGGCTCGGCGGCAGCGCGCCTCACTGCCGTCATCCCGCACTACGCGTATGCGCGCTCGGATAAGAAGGACGCGCCGCGCATCTCTATCGCCGGCCGGCTGGTCGCCGACCTGCTCAAGACTGCCGGCGCGGATCGCGTCATCGCGATGACGCTGCACTCGCCCCAGGTGCACGGCTTTTTCAGCATCCCGGTGGATCACCTCAACGCGCTCATCACGCTGGCGCGCTACTACAAAGAGCGCGGCAATCTGGACAACACGGTGGTGGTCTCGCCCGATCTCGGTAACGCCAAGTCGGCGGCGAAGTTTGCGCGTATGTTGCGGTTGCCGGTGGCAGCGGGCAGTAAACAACGCCTCTCCGACGACCGGGTGGTGATCGAAGACATCGTGGGCGATGTGGACGGCAAGAACGCGATCGTGCTCGATGACGAGATCGCTAATGCCGGCACGATCGTCGAGACGTTGGCGTGCCTGCGCCGGCGCAATGTGCGTCGCATGTCGGTTGCCTGCACCCACGGGCTGTTTACCGGCAAGGCCATCGAGCGCCTACGTGCGCAGACCGACGTGGACGAAATCGTCGCCACTAACACCGTGCCGATCCCGCCGGAGAAGCGCCTGCCGAACATGCATGTGATCTCGATCGCGCCACTGCTGGCCGAGGCGATCCGCCGTACTCACAACGGCGAATCCATCAGCAGCATGTTCGAAGAAGAGCCGTGA
- a CDS encoding iron-sulfur-binding protein: MATVDLVETKIQRETAEPPAMTLSPAAEAKLRELLHQRNIPNYGLRVFVAGGGCSGLQYGMAFEAQPREFDTVVNQNGVRLFIDPTSLMYLSGAAIDFVDSLMGGGFRIDNPNAVSSCGCGHSFRTKDSASTDEGASCGSGYGCH, encoded by the coding sequence ATGGCCACCGTTGATTTGGTCGAAACGAAGATTCAGCGTGAAACAGCAGAGCCACCGGCGATGACGTTGAGCCCGGCCGCCGAGGCCAAACTGCGCGAACTGTTGCACCAGCGCAACATCCCCAACTACGGCCTGCGCGTATTCGTTGCCGGGGGCGGCTGCTCCGGCCTGCAATACGGCATGGCCTTCGAGGCACAGCCTCGCGAATTCGATACCGTCGTCAACCAGAACGGCGTCCGGCTCTTCATTGACCCGACCAGCCTGATGTACCTGAGCGGCGCCGCGATTGACTTCGTGGACAGCTTGATGGGCGGCGGCTTCAGGATTGACAACCCGAACGCCGTCTCTTCGTGCGGCTGCGGCCATTCGTTCAGGACGAAGGACAGCGCCTCGACCGACGAGGGCGCAAGCTGCGGCTCTGGCTACGGTTGCCACTAA
- a CDS encoding ribokinase, with translation MPPDYLAIGHVTEDVWRDGSVTPGGTAWFASLAARRIVERVSVLTAAAESYDAEKFLPGIHVHRIPSPVTTQFENIYTSHGRIQYTRPSSVRLEPAHLTDELRQSKIMHLAPVCDEVSPDFAIHAPPDTFIGVTPQGWLRRWDGTGRVYAKPWDAAPQVLARADATVISIDDVAGDWKLALTWAAQARLFVVTLSAEGCIVFLEGRPYHVPAPQVEEVDPTGAGDIFAATLFISLQRGWDPLQAAAFANCVAAQSVTRKRLAGLPTREDLERCSTIVAREM, from the coding sequence ATGCCGCCCGACTATCTCGCCATCGGACACGTCACCGAGGATGTCTGGCGCGACGGCAGCGTCACCCCCGGCGGCACGGCATGGTTCGCATCGCTGGCAGCGCGGCGCATCGTGGAGCGCGTGAGCGTGTTGACCGCTGCGGCGGAGAGCTACGACGCCGAGAAATTCCTGCCCGGCATCCATGTGCACCGCATCCCCTCACCGGTCACGACGCAATTTGAGAACATCTATACCTCGCACGGGCGAATTCAATACACGCGCCCCAGCTCGGTCCGTCTGGAGCCGGCGCACCTCACCGACGAGCTGCGGCAATCCAAGATCATGCACCTGGCGCCGGTGTGCGACGAAGTGAGCCCGGACTTCGCCATCCACGCGCCGCCCGACACGTTCATCGGCGTGACGCCGCAAGGATGGCTGCGCCGGTGGGATGGAACCGGTCGCGTCTATGCCAAGCCCTGGGATGCTGCGCCGCAAGTCCTGGCGCGCGCCGACGCCACCGTGATCAGCATTGACGACGTGGCCGGCGATTGGAAGCTGGCGCTCACCTGGGCCGCTCAAGCACGGTTGTTCGTCGTCACCTTGAGCGCAGAGGGATGCATCGTCTTCCTCGAAGGCCGGCCGTATCACGTTCCTGCGCCCCAGGTCGAAGAGGTGGATCCCACCGGCGCAGGCGACATCTTCGCAGCGACATTGTTCATCTCGCTGCAACGCGGCTGGGATCCACTCCAGGCAGCGGCATTTGCCAATTGCGTCGCGGCGCAATCCGTCACGCGCAAGCGTCTGGCCGGCCTGCCTACGCGGGAGGATCTCGAGCGCTGCAGTACAATCGTCGCGCGCGAGATGTAG
- the soj gene encoding sporulation initiation inhibitor Soj: MTRIYAIANQKGGVGKTTTAVNLSAYLALAGRRVLLLDIDPQCNASSSLGLDKNKVATSSYEVLLGSVTPAKATLKNARLNLSVVPASPALAGAEIELVGELAREYRLRQALAAEAGKYDYVLIDCPPSLGLLTVNALTVANGVLIPVQCEYLALEGLSQLTRTVQLVRQRLNPQLEIRGLIMTMYDARTALSQQVVAEVEKFFAGKVFRTRIPRNVRLSEAPSHGQPIMTYAPSSPGGQAYKSLAEELMAQDEATPADATLPSTVHAPTPQSAPDGATARETADTP; the protein is encoded by the coding sequence ATGACTCGCATCTACGCGATCGCCAACCAGAAAGGCGGCGTGGGCAAGACCACGACGGCGGTCAACCTCAGCGCCTATCTCGCGCTGGCCGGCCGGCGTGTTTTGCTACTGGACATAGATCCACAGTGCAACGCCAGCAGTAGCCTGGGCCTGGACAAGAACAAGGTCGCGACCTCTTCCTACGAGGTGTTGCTAGGCAGCGTCACGCCGGCGAAGGCCACGTTGAAGAATGCCCGGCTCAACCTGTCCGTTGTGCCGGCCTCGCCGGCCCTGGCCGGGGCAGAGATCGAGCTGGTGGGCGAACTGGCGCGCGAGTATCGGCTGCGGCAGGCGCTGGCCGCCGAGGCCGGCAAGTACGACTATGTGTTGATTGACTGCCCGCCCTCGCTCGGCTTGCTCACGGTGAACGCGCTTACTGTAGCGAACGGCGTGCTCATCCCCGTGCAGTGCGAATACCTCGCCCTGGAGGGGCTATCGCAACTGACGCGCACGGTGCAACTGGTGCGCCAGCGCTTGAACCCCCAGCTCGAGATTCGTGGGCTGATCATGACGATGTACGATGCGCGCACGGCGCTTTCGCAGCAAGTGGTGGCCGAGGTGGAGAAGTTCTTCGCCGGCAAGGTGTTTCGCACGCGTATCCCGCGCAACGTGCGCTTGAGCGAAGCGCCCAGCCACGGCCAGCCGATCATGACCTATGCGCCGTCGTCGCCCGGGGGTCAGGCCTACAAGAGCCTGGCTGAAGAGTTGATGGCGCAGGACGAAGCAACGCCGGCCGATGCAACGCTGCCGAGCACTGTGCACGCGCCGACGCCGCAGTCGGCGCCGGATGGCGCAACGGCGCGCGAAACAGCCGATACTCCCTGA
- a CDS encoding chromosome partitioning protein ParB — MAPKTGLGRGLDALIPGASEAEAGRGGVIEIAVTEIRANPRQPRMVRGQEALQLEELAASIREHGVIQPLIVTRTQGPGAPYTLIAGERRWRAAQLAGLTHVPVILKDATPQEMLEIALIENIQRNDLSPLEEAAAFQQLINEFGLTPDMVAERVGKSRVAIYNTLRLLKLPGQVQAALMQGDITEGHARALLGLSSAVDQLVALDEIKKHGLNVRQTEELIRRMNSPKTTPKKAERDREWQGAKEYEARLRDALGTKVSLVRGRKGGRIVIEFYSDEELGAIYEKIVGSGE; from the coding sequence ATGGCACCTAAAACTGGACTTGGACGAGGACTCGATGCGCTGATCCCCGGCGCGAGCGAGGCAGAAGCAGGACGTGGCGGCGTCATCGAAATCGCCGTCACTGAAATTCGTGCCAACCCGCGCCAGCCGCGCATGGTGCGCGGGCAAGAAGCGCTCCAGCTCGAGGAGCTGGCCGCCAGCATCCGTGAGCATGGCGTGATCCAGCCGCTCATCGTTACGCGCACGCAAGGCCCCGGGGCGCCCTACACGCTCATCGCCGGGGAGCGACGCTGGCGCGCGGCGCAGCTCGCCGGACTCACCCACGTCCCAGTCATCCTCAAAGATGCCACGCCGCAGGAGATGCTGGAGATCGCGCTGATCGAGAACATCCAGCGCAACGACCTCAGCCCGCTCGAGGAGGCAGCTGCCTTTCAGCAGCTCATCAACGAGTTCGGCTTGACGCCCGACATGGTGGCCGAGCGCGTCGGCAAGAGCCGCGTGGCGATCTACAACACCTTGCGGCTGCTCAAGCTGCCCGGCCAGGTCCAGGCTGCACTGATGCAGGGCGATATCACCGAAGGCCATGCCCGCGCCCTGTTGGGTCTGAGTTCGGCGGTGGATCAACTCGTCGCGCTCGACGAGATCAAGAAGCACGGCCTGAACGTGCGGCAGACCGAAGAGTTGATTCGCCGGATGAACAGCCCGAAGACCACGCCCAAGAAAGCCGAGCGTGACCGCGAATGGCAGGGGGCGAAGGAATACGAGGCCAGGCTGCGCGATGCGCTGGGCACGAAGGTGTCGCTGGTGCGCGGGCGCAAGGGCGGGCGCATTGTGATCGAGTTCTACTCCGATGAGGAGCTGGGAGCGATTTACGAGAAGATTGTAGGGAGTGGGGAGTAG